Proteins co-encoded in one Malus domestica chromosome 09, GDT2T_hap1 genomic window:
- the LOC114827148 gene encoding uncharacterized protein, whose translation MGHRASQCPQGQQRSQQTTMPPPASIQQSFRPGSYGQSSRGGAYHYQGDAAPYASGPYQYPQEPYSQTGYSQDFGGYSSYSSMPVGRSQWHHEGQPRQGEVATGGAGSSRQPSQSGQGRAPQGRGNQGSRGRGGRQQAQGRVNHISLQEAHNHPDLIMVMVEGIVMPADLILLDIVDFDVILGADWLHYNRAHIDCYGKSVTFYRHGLPEVTFVGERSGVKHGVISAIRARKLLSNGCQGYLAHVVLNDVVPSSIEEVGVVRHYLDVFPDDLSGLPPDREVEFSIDLLPVAFLGHVVSAQGIQVDPQKIAAVENWEQPQTVTERRWMELLSDYDCTIEYHPGRANVVADALSRKPQGRLNALYASRVPLLAELRATGVKLELEDRSGAFLASFQVSTAYHPQTDGQSERTIQTLKDMLRSSVLQFGDSWHDRLDLMEFAYNNSFHSSIAQDRQKSLANRHATDRVYNVGDWVFLKLSPWRGVVRFGKRGKLSPRYIGPYVITERVGEVAYRLELPPELSKVHNVFHVSMLRHYICDPSHVIPLQPLEINPDLTYDKEPVTILDWKDKVLRNKTVSLVKVLWRNHSVEEATWETEDRMREMYPRLFYGY comes from the exons ATGGGACATCGGGCTTCTCAGTGTCCCCAGGGTCAGCAAAGATCGCAACAGACCactatgccacctccagcgTCGATTCAGCAGAGCTTTAGACCGGGCAGTTATGGCCAGTCGAGTCGTGGTGGTGCCTACCACTACCAGGGGGATGCTGCTCCGTATGCTTCCGGACCTTATCAGTATCCCCAGGAGCCTTATTCTCAGACAGGGTATTCTCAGGACTTTGGGGgttattcttcttattcatCCATGCCAGTTGGTAGATCTCAGTGGCATCATGAAGGTCAGCCCCGTCAGGGGGAAGTTGCTACTGGTGGTGCAGGATCATCTAGGCAGCCTAGTCAGTCAGGCCAGGGACGTGCTCCCCAGGGGCGAGGTAATCAAGGCAgtagaggtcgtggtggacgacagcaagctCAGGGGCGTGTTAATCACATCTCACTGCAAGAGGCTCATAATCATCCggacttgatcatgg tgatggtagaagGCATAGTTATGCCAGCTGATCTTATCctgttagatattgtggattttgatgtgattctaggggctgattggttgcattataatcgtgcccatattgattgttatggtaaatcagttactttttatcgtcatggactacccgaggttacttttgtgggcgaAAGAAGTGGGGTGAAGCATGGCgttatttctgccataagagcaaggaaattattatcaaatggttgccaaggatatttagcacatgtggtgttaaatgatgttgttcctagcaGTATTGAGGAGGTTGGTGTGGTCAGACACTATCTTGATGTATTTCCTGATGATTTGTCGGGGCTGCCGCCAGACAGAGAGGTGGAAttctctattgatttgcttccag tggcatttttggggcatgttgtaTCGGCTCAAGGAATCCAAgttgatcctcaaaagatagcagcggtggagaattgggagcaacctcaaaccgtcactgag cgaaggtggatggaattgttaagtgattatgactgtACTATCgagtatcatccgggtcgtgctaatgtggtagctgatgcactgagtaggaaacctcaaggtagACTCAATGCCTTATATGCTagccgtgttcctcttcttgctgaacTGAGGGcaactggagtaaagttggagttGGAAGATCGAAGTGGAGCctttcttgctagttttcaagtcag cactgcttatcatcctcaaactgatgggcaatcagagaggacGATTCAGACGTTgaaggatatgttgagatcttcagtgttacaatTCGGTGATTCCTGGCATGATCGGCTggacttgatggaatttgcctacaataatagttttcactcgagcattg cccaggatcgacagaagAGTTTAGCAAATCGACATGCCACTGATCGAGTGTATAATGTGGGcgattgggtatttttgaaattgtcaccttggagaggtgtggtacgATTTGGAAAAAGAGGGAAGCTAAGTCCGAGATACATTGGACCTTATGTGATCACTGAAAGAGTTGGTGAGGTTGCCTACCGGTTGgagttgcctccggagttatctaaggtccataatgtgttccacgtctctatgcttcgacattatattTGTGATCCTTCTCATGTGATCCCTCTTCAACCgctagagattaatccggatttgacataTGATAAGGAACCAGTcaccatcttggattggaaagataaggttctaaggaacaagacggtgagtttggtgaaggtgttgtggaggaaccattccGTAGAAGAAGCTAcctgggagacagaagatcgtatgagagagatgtacccaAGATTATTCTATGGGTATTAA
- the LOC103443928 gene encoding ATPase 9, plasma membrane-type: MAEGKAISLEEIKKENVDLERIPVQEVFEQLNCTKEGLSSDEGQKRLQIFGPNKLEEKKDNKVLKFLGFMWNPLSWVMEAAAIMAIALANGGGRPPDWQDFVGITALLIINSTISFIEENNAGNAAAALMAGLAPKTKVLRDGRWNELEAAILVPGDVVSIKLGDIVPADARLLDGDPLKIDQSALTGESLPVTRYPGDEVFSGSTVKQGEIEAVVIATGVHTFFGKAAHLVDSTNQVGHFQKVLTAIGNFCICSIGVGIVIEVIVMYPIQHRAYRDGIDNLLVLLIGGIPIAMPTVLSVTMAIGSHRLSTQGAITKRMTAIEEMAGMDVLCSDKTGTLTLNKLTVDKTMVEVFVKDVDKDGLILLGARASRVENQDAIDTCIVGMLGDPKEAREGINEVHFLPFNPVEKRTAITYIDPEGNWHRVSKGAPEQIIELCNLKGDAEKKAHAIIGKFADRGLRSLAVARQTVPEKTKESAGTPWQFVGLLPLFDPPRHDSAETIRRALNLGVNVKMITGDQLAIGKETGRRLGMGTNMYPSSSLLGDTKDESIASLPIDELIEKADGFAGVFPEHKYEIVKRLQDRKHICGMTGDGVNDAPALKRADIGIAVDDATDAARSASDIVLTEPGLSVIISAVLTSRAIFQRMKNYTIYAVSITIRVVLGFMLLALIWKFDFSPFMVLVIAILNDGTIMTISKDRVKPSPLPDSWKLKEIFATGVVLGTYMAVMTVVFFWAAHGSDFFTEKFGVRSIRGNFPELTAAIYLQVSIISQALIFVTRSRSWSYVERPGFFLLGAFVIAQLIATIIAVYANWGFARIHGIGWGWAGVIWLYSLITYVPLDILKFIIRYVLSGKAWDNVLERKTAFTTKKDYGKGEREAQWATAQRTLHGLQPPETSELFNDKNNYRELSEIAEQAKRRAEVARLRELHTLKGHVESVVKLKGLDIDTIQQHYTV; the protein is encoded by the exons atggCGGAAGGCAAAGCAATTAGCTTGGAGGAAATCAAGAAGGAAAATGTCGACCTG GAGCGCATTCCAGTTCAGGAAGTGTTCGAACAATTGAATTGCACAAAAGAGGGTTTGTCAAGCGATGAAGGGCAGAAGAGGCTTCAGATCTTCGGGCCAAACAAGCTCGAAGAAAAGAAG GATAACAAAGTGCTCAAGTTTTTGGGTTTTATGTGGAATCCCCTATCGTGGGTGATGGAGGCTGCTGCAATCATGGCCATTGCCTTGGCAAATGGAGGG GGAAGACCACCAGACTGGCAGGACTTTGTGGGAATTACTGCTCTCTTGATCATCAACTCTACCATAAGCTTTATCGAAGAAAACAATGCAGGAAATGCTGCAGCGGCATTGATGGCGGGTCTTGCACCGAAAACAAAG GTTCTGAGAGATGGAAGATGGAATGAGCTAGAAGCTGCAATCTTGGTACCAGGAGATGTGGTCAGTATTAAGTTGGGAGATATTGTCCCTGCAGATGCTCGTCTCTTGGACGGAGATCCTCTAAAGATCGATCAATCTGCCCTCACTGGTGAATCTCTGCCCGTGACAAGGTACCCTGGCGATGAAGTTTTCTCTGGCTCGACCGTCAAGCAAGGTGAGATTGAGGCAGTTGTAATTGCCACCGGTGTTCATACCTTCTTTGGGAAGGCTGCTCACCTTGTTGATAGCACCAACCAAGTAGGCCACTTCCAAAAG GTTTTGACTGCCATTGGAAACTTCTGCATATGCTCCATTGGcgtgggaattgttattgaggTAATAGTCATGTATCCAATTCAGCACCGGGCGTACAGAGATGGAATTGACAATCTCCTGGTGCTTCTCATTGGAGGCATTCCAATTGCTATGCCAACGGTGTTGTCAGTTACGATGGCAATTGGTTCCCACCGCCTCTCGACACAAGGTGCCATCACCAAGAGGATGACAGCCATTGAGGAGATGGCTGGAATGGATGTCCTCTGCAGTGATAAGACTGGAACTCTTACTCTTAACAAGCTTACAGTTGACAAGACCATGGTTGAG gTGTTTGTAAAGGATGTGGACAAGGATGGCCTAATTCTGCTCGGAGCCAGGGCTTCCAGGGTTGAGAATCAGGACGCCATTGACACCTGCATCGTTGGAATGCTGGGAGACCCCAAGGAG GCCAGGGAAGGAATAAATGAGGTCCATTTCTTGCCCTTTAATCCAGTGGAAAAACGTACCGCCATAACATACATCGACCCTGAAGGGAATTGGCATCGGGTTAGCAAAGGTGCACCAGAGCAGATCATTGAGCTTTGCAACCTAAAGGGTGATGCTGAGAAGAAAGCACATGCTATCATTGGCAAGTTTGCAGATCGCGGCCTTCGTTCCCTTGCTGTTGCTAGACAG ACCGTACcagaaaaaaccaaagagagTGCTGGAACACCATGGCAGTTTGTGGGTCTCTTGCCTCTCTTTGATCCTCCAAGGCATGATAGTGCAGAGACCATTCGCCGAGCCCTTAATCTCGGTGTCAATGTCAAGATGATTACTGGTGATCAGCTTGCCATTGGCAAAGAGACCGGTCGCAGACTTGGCATGGGCACCAACATGTATCCTTCTTCTTCCCTCCTTGGTGACACAAAGGACGAGTCGATCGCTAGCCTCCCTATTGATGAGCTTATCGAAAAGGCTGATGGCTTTGCTGGTGTCTTCCCAG AGCATAAGTATGAAATTGTCAAGAGGCTGCAAGACAGGAAGCATATTTGTGGGATGACTGGAGATGGTGTGAATGATGCCCCAGCTCTAAAGAGGGCAGACATTGGAATTGCAGTGGATGATGCAACTGATGCAGCTCGCAGCGCATCCGACATTGTCCTGACAGAACCAGGGTTGTCTGTGATCATCAGTGCTGTGTTGACGAGCAGAGCCATCTTCCAGAGGATGAAGAATTACACCATTTATGCCGTTTCCATAACAATCCGTGTTGTGCTAGGTTTTATGCTCCTTGCTCTCATCTGGAAGTTTGATTTCTCGCCTTTCATGGTTCTGGTTATCGCCATACTCAATGACGGAACAATCATGACTATTTCTAAAGATAGGGTGAAGCCATCTCCTCTTCCAGACTCATGGAAGCTAAAGGAGATCTTCGCGACTGGCGTAGTCCTTGGCACCTACATGGCTGTCATGACTGTTGTTTTCTTCTGGGCGGCTCATGGCTCTGACTTTTTCACG GAAAAATTTGGGGTAAGATCTATCAGGGGAAACTTTCCTGAGCTTACAGCAGCTATCTACCTACAAGTGAGTATTATTAGTCAGGCACTTATCTTTGTTACTCGATCGCGAAGCTGGTCTTATGTTGAACGCCCCGGTTTCTTTCTCTTGGGAGCCTTTGTCATAGCACAGCTG ATTGCTACCATAATTGCTGTTTATGCTAACTGGGGCTTTGCAAGAATCCATGGCATTGGATGGGGATGGGCAGGAGTTATCTGGCTCTACAGCCTTATCACCTACGTACCATTGGACATTCTCAAGTTCATCATTCGATACGTGTTGAGCGGCAAGGCCTGGGATAATGTACTTGAGAGAAAG ACTGCTTTCACAACAAAGAAGGATTACggaaagggagagagggaggCGCAATGGGCTACCGCTCAGCGAACCCTCCACGGTCTGCAGCCTCCTGAGACATCTGAGCTCTTTAATGACAAGAACAACTACAGAGAGTTGTCTGAAATCGCTGAACAGGCCAAGAGGCGAGCTGAAGTTGCTAG GTTGAGGGAGCTTCACACACTCAAGGGGCACGTCGAGTCGGTGGTGAAGCTTAAAGGACTAGACATTGACACCATTCAACAACACTACACTGTTTAA